The Methanoplanus sp. FWC-SCC4 genome has a window encoding:
- a CDS encoding PHP domain-containing protein has translation MQKTPFETILCQKPDIPSLRSEGYTLTDMHLHTRHSDGLTKIPDLLKYAKKMQISIAITDHNEISGVLKAYELLKEQPKSAREDLIIIPGTELETKEGPHLLMYFYTTGDLESYFEDFKKERRKLSRTMTKNLPVIDCLTLAENYDCLRVAAHPFGYYGIDRGVLKCVKNGKLPGVMEHLDGIEAICGGMMRGLNNKSILYAKNHNIPFTGGSDAHVTGSIGDVLTGTFAGSVEEHLNAVKKRENIVIGHSGNPAYKGATAGVIAWSFVPFTKTFLTAHCKAGKENIRSAAGRIRHSPKK, from the coding sequence CTCACTGACATGCACCTTCACACCCGCCATTCAGACGGACTAACAAAAATACCCGATCTTTTGAAGTACGCTAAAAAGATGCAGATCAGCATTGCAATCACAGATCATAATGAGATCAGCGGTGTTTTAAAAGCATACGAACTTCTAAAGGAACAGCCAAAAAGTGCCCGTGAAGATCTAATAATTATCCCCGGAACTGAACTTGAAACAAAGGAAGGGCCACACCTCCTTATGTACTTCTATACAACCGGTGATCTTGAAAGTTATTTTGAAGACTTCAAAAAAGAACGCCGGAAATTATCCAGGACAATGACAAAAAACCTCCCCGTAATAGACTGTCTCACACTTGCGGAAAACTATGACTGTTTAAGAGTTGCCGCTCATCCTTTCGGTTATTACGGGATCGACAGGGGTGTTTTAAAATGCGTCAAAAACGGTAAACTCCCCGGAGTTATGGAGCACCTTGACGGAATAGAAGCAATATGCGGGGGAATGATGAGAGGGCTCAACAACAAATCAATCCTGTATGCAAAAAACCATAATATCCCGTTTACGGGCGGTTCGGATGCACATGTAACTGGCAGTATCGGTGATGTACTCACAGGCACATTCGCAGGAAGTGTTGAAGAACACCTAAATGCAGTCAAAAAACGCGAAAATATAGTAATCGGACACTCCGGAAACCCTGCATACAAAGGTGCAACGGCCGGTGTCATCGCATGGAGTTTTGTTCCGTTCACAAAGACATTTCTAACCGCACACTGCAAAGCAGGAAAAGAAAATATCAGATCAGCCGCAGGCAGAATCAGACACTCCCCGAAAAAATAA